The genomic interval CAAGGTTTACAATCAGGTTCGCGATCGCCTGCGAACCAATGCTGTGCCAATCCAACTTCCAATAGGAAGTGAAGAGAACCTGAAGGGGATCGTTGACCTGGTGAGGATGCGAGCCTATCTATATACCAATGATTTAGGGACAGACATCAAGGAAGCAGAGATTCCTGATGAAATCAAAGATGAAGCAGAAGAGTATCGGCTGAAACTAATTGAGTCAGTTGCAGAAACCGATGATGCTTTGACTGAAAAGTATCTGGAAGGTGAGGAACTGACTGAGGACGAAATTAGGACCGCACTGCGCCAGGGAACCTTGGCCGGAACGATTGTTCCAATGCTCTGTGGTTCTGCGTTCAAAAACAAAGGCGTTCAGATTCTTCTGGATGCAGTCATCGACTACCTGCCTGCGCCGATTGATGTTCCACCTATCCAGGGAACTCTGGCAGACGGTTCAACGGTCGAACGAACTGCGGACGACAGCCAGCCGTTGTCTGCCCTGGCTTTCAAGATTATGTCTGACCCCTATGGGCGTCTGACGTTTGTCCGGGTCTACTCTGGAATTCTGAAGAAGGGTAGCTATGTCCTGAACTCTACGAAAGGGAAGAAGGAACGAATCTCTCGGTTGATTGTGCTTAAGGCTGACGATCGAATCGAAGTAGACGAACTGCGGGCGGGTGATCTCGGTGCTGCTCTTGGACTTAAGGACACCTTTACCGGCGACACCATTAGCGACGAAAGTGCTCCTGTAATTTTGGAATCCCTGTTTATTCCAGAGCCTGTAATTTCTGTTGCGGTTGAACCCAAGACCAAGCAGGACATGGAGAAACTCTCTAAAGCGCTGCAATCGCTCTCGGAGGAAGATCCAACCTTCCGTGTCAACATTGACCCTGAAACAAATCAGACTGTGATTGCTGGGATGGGTGAACTTCACCTCGAAATCCTGGTCGATCGTATGCTCAGAGAGTTCAAGGTGGAAGCTAACGTGGGTGCTCCCCAGGTTGCTTATCGAGAAACTATCCGGAAGCCTGTTAAGGCAGAAGGAAAATTTGTCCGCCAGAGTGGTGGTAAAGGTCAGTATGGTCACGTTGTAATTGAGGTTGCCCCCGGCGATCCTGGAAGCGGCTTTGAGTTTGTCTCCAAGATTGTTGG from Kovacikia minuta CCNUW1 carries:
- the fusA gene encoding elongation factor G — protein: MPRTIPLERVRNIGIAAHIDAGKTTTTERILFYSGVVHKMGEVHEGTAVTDWMEQERERGITITAAAISTSWTHRDPENPNQPKAGEPEYRINIIDTPGHVDFTIEVERSMRVLDGVITVLCSVGGVQPQTETVWRQADRYKVPRIIFVNKMDRTGANFFKVYNQVRDRLRTNAVPIQLPIGSEENLKGIVDLVRMRAYLYTNDLGTDIKEAEIPDEIKDEAEEYRLKLIESVAETDDALTEKYLEGEELTEDEIRTALRQGTLAGTIVPMLCGSAFKNKGVQILLDAVIDYLPAPIDVPPIQGTLADGSTVERTADDSQPLSALAFKIMSDPYGRLTFVRVYSGILKKGSYVLNSTKGKKERISRLIVLKADDRIEVDELRAGDLGAALGLKDTFTGDTISDESAPVILESLFIPEPVISVAVEPKTKQDMEKLSKALQSLSEEDPTFRVNIDPETNQTVIAGMGELHLEILVDRMLREFKVEANVGAPQVAYRETIRKPVKAEGKFVRQSGGKGQYGHVVIEVAPGDPGSGFEFVSKIVGGAVPKEYIGPAEQGMREACESGIIAGYPVIDLKATLVDGSFHEVDSSEMAFKIAGSMAIKEAVKKASPVLLEPMMKVEVEVPDDFVGNVIGDLNSRRGQIEGQDNEGGIAKVTSKVPLAKMFGYATDIRTKTQGRGIFTMEFSNYDEVPRNEAEAIIAKNKGNA